A window from Nycticebus coucang isolate mNycCou1 chromosome X, mNycCou1.pri, whole genome shotgun sequence encodes these proteins:
- the RAI2 gene encoding retinoic acid-induced protein 2 produces MDDLQSQNLSMDMTESPPTLANNRLENGMAQLITTEAWNINSTDLVKKALVTVPAPTILNPPAESQSGMALKVAATVLQPLCLGESPVVMPIHMQVEGGSTPELNPNGNATYVMTTQGPVQLPVVLEQHVFQHLNSPLVLPQEAPCSSSAIHNNLFQGAEDPEAQPQLLDLRLPSQPQEPPLPFEAVLQNLFPSQGTLGPPPCEPPPGYAPVPPQPFNSPLTPLVPPATLLVPYPVIVPLPVPVPIPIPIPVPQSSESKFSSSFPKPPSSFSLHPFKGTQTPLEKDELKPFDILQPKEYFQLSRHTVIKMGSENEALDLSMKSVPWLKPGEVSHPIFQEDAALDLSLAAHRKPEPPPQTLHDSSGSVDSPSHAAMEKLPSGMEIPFAPATPHEASAMMDSHISSSNAAEMPSHPSSEVKAENNIEIVSESQAAKVIVSVEDAVPNIFCGKIKGLSGVSTKNFSFKREDSMLQGYDINSQGEESMGNAEPLRKPIKNRSIKLKKVNSQEIHMLPIKKQRLATFFPRK; encoded by the coding sequence ATGGATGACCTGCAGTCCCAGAACCTCTCCATGGACATGACTGAGTCCCCTCCTACCTTGGCCAATAACAGACTGGAGAATGGCATGGCCCAGCTGATCACCACTGAGGCCTGGAACATCAACTCCACTGACCTGGTAAAGAAGGCCCTGGTGACTGTGCCAGCCCCAACTATTCTGAATCCCCCTGCTGAGTCCCAGAGTGGCATGGCTCTGAAGGTGGCGGCCACCGTGCTGCAGCCTCTGTGCCTCGGGGAGAGCCCGGTGGTGATGCCCATTCACATGCAGGTGGAGGGAGGCTCCACGCCAGAGCTCAACCCCAACGGCAATGCCACCTACGTCATGACCACGCAGGGCCCTGTGCAGCTGCCCGTGGTGCTGGAGCAGCATGTCTTCCAGCACCTCAACTCCCCTCTGGTCCTGCCGCAGGAGGCCCCATGCTCCTCTAGTGCTATCCACAACAACCTCTTCCAGGGCGCTGAGGACCCTgaggcccagccccagctcctGGACCTGAGACTCCCTAGCCAGCCGCAGGAGCCCCCCCTGCCCTTTGAAGCTGTGCTCCAGAATTTGTTTCCCTCCCAGGGCACTCTTGGCCCCCCACCCTGTGAGCCTCCTCCTGGCTATGCTCCTGTGCCCCCCCAGCCCTTTAACTCCCCTTTGACCCCTCTGGTCCCACCAGCTACCCTCTTGGTGCCCTACCCTGTGATTGTCCCCTTGCCTGTGCCGGTCCCCATTCCCATCCCCATCCCTGTGCCTCAGAGTTCTGAATCCAAGTTCAGCTCCAGTTTCCCCAAGCCACCATCTTCCTTCAGCCTGCACCCCTTTAAAGGCACCCAGACCCCTCTGGAAAAGGATGAACTGAAGCCCTTTGACATCCTCCAGCCAAAGGAGTACTTCCAGCTCAGCCGCCACACAGTCATCAAGATGGGGAGTGAGAATGAAGCCCTGGATCTCTCCATGAAGTCAGTGCCCTGGCTCAAGCCTGGCGAAGTCAGTCACCCCATCTTCCAGGAAGATGCAGCCCTCGACCTGTCACTGGCAGCCCACCGGAAACCTGAGCCTCCCCCTCAGACACTGCATGACAGCAGTGGGTCAGTGGACAGCCCGAGTCATGCGGCGATGGAGAAACTTCCCAGTGGCATGGAAATACCCTTTGCCCCTGCCACGCCCCATGAGGCCTCAGCCATGATGGATAGCCACATCAGCAGCAGCAATGCTGCCGAGATGCCTAGCCACCCCAGCAGCGAGGTCAAGGCTGAAAATAACATTGAGATTGTGAGTGAGTCCCAGGCGGCCAAGGTCATCGTCTCAGTCGAAGACGCTGTGCCTAACATATTCTGTGGCAAGATCAAAGGCCTCTCGGGGGTGTCCACCAAAAACTTCTCCTTCAAAAGAGAAGACTCCATGCTTCAGGGCTACGACATCAATAGCCAAGGAGAAGAGTCCATGGGAAATGCAGAGCCCCTTAGGAAACCCATCAAAAACCGGAGCATAAAGTTAAAGAAAGTGAACTCTCAAGAAATACACATGCTCCCAATCAAAAAACAACGGCTGGCCACCTTTTTTCCAAGAAAGTAA